The following are encoded together in the Populus trichocarpa isolate Nisqually-1 chromosome 5, P.trichocarpa_v4.1, whole genome shotgun sequence genome:
- the LOC18099007 gene encoding U-box domain-containing protein 28 produces the protein MVRDVNLYVTVPNLFRCPISLDVMKSPVSLCTGVTYDRTSIQRWLDSGNNTCPATMQVLNSKEFVPNRTLQRLIQIWSDSVQTQNDLRVDSAAHSVVTEEEVEVLVKEMRAQKEKVDHLSKFICFAKESEENCEFLAKFDGFVEMLVGFLDGDKDIDFLERVVRVFAMILNKVGDYKALRLLILKQNNGGSHDCLSSLLLVLKQGRSVNSRVGVIKIIEAITLDAESKQMLSEKEGFLLELVKLISLEKDPSLIEASLSCLTAISMSKRVKIKLINLKIIAELRKLLTGGQNASVSIIEKALKLLEMVASFREGRAEFCNDAACVEAVMNKVLKVSSEATEHAVMILWSACYLFRDRVAKDAVVKSNGLTKILLLMQSNCSPGVRQMSGDLLKIFRVNSKSDYCLSSYETKTTHIMPF, from the coding sequence atggtgagaGACGTTAATTTGTACGTTACGGTCCCTAATCTCTTCCGGTGTCCCATCTCACTTGACGTGATGAAATCACCTGTGAGTCTCTGTACCGGTGTTACCTACGACCGCACCAGCATCCAGCGGTGGTTGGATAGCGGAAACAACACGTGTCCTGCCACGATGCAAGTTCTCAACAGCAAGGAGTTCGTTCCCAACCGCACTTTACAGAGACTCATCCAGATCTGGTCTGACTCAGTCCAGACTCAGAACGATCTCCGAGTCGACTCAGCCGCCCACTCGGTCGTCACAGAGGAAGAGGTTGAGGTTTTAGTGAAAGAAATGAGAGCCCAGAAGGAGAAAGTTGATCATTTGTCGAAATTCATCTGTTTCGCTAAAGAATCCGAGGAGAACTGCGAGTTCTTGGCGAAATTTGATGGGTTTGTGGAAATGCTCGTCGGGTTTCTTGATGGCGATAAGGACATTGATTTTCTCGAGCGAGTTGTTAGAGTATTTGCTATGATCCTGAACAAAGTTGGAGATTACAAGGCGTTAAGGTTATTGATTTTGAAGCAAAACAATGGTGGCTCTCACGATTGTTTGTCTTCTCTCCTTCTTGTCTTGAAACAAGGAAGAAGCGTGAATTCACGAGTTGGAgttattaaaatcattgaagCCATAACTCTCGACGCCGAGTCAAAACAGATGCTTTCGGAGAAAGAAGGGTTCTTGCTCGAATTGGTGAAATTGATCAGCTTAGAAAAAGATCCGAGCTTGATCGAAGCAAGTTTATCGTGTTTAACAGCGATATCTATGTCGAAACGTGTTAAAATAAagctaatcaatttaaaaataattgcagaGCTAAGAAAACTGTTAACAGGAGGGCAGAACGCGAGCGTTTCGATCATAGAAAAGGCATTGAAGTTGCTAGAAATGGTAGCGTCATTCAGGGAAGGGAGGGCGGAGTTTTGCAATGACGCAGCTTGTGTTGAGGCTGTGATGAATAAAGTGCTGAAAGTTTCGAGTGAGGCGACGGAGCATGCGGTGATGATATTGTGGAGTGCGTGTTATTTGTTCAGAGATCGGGTGGCAAAAGATGCAGTAGTGAAGAGCAATGGGTTGACGAAGATATTGTTGTTAATGCAAAGTAACTGTTCACCTGGAGTCAGGCAAATGTCTGGTGATTTGCTGAAGATTTTCAGGGTGAATTCTAAGTCTGATTATTGTCTTTCTAGCTATGAAACTAAGACTACTCACATCATGCCCTTCTGA
- the LOC18099008 gene encoding uncharacterized protein LOC18099008 encodes MLSSDEGKRDLFYDSVDYFDLGCDQLEYDIWLTEPQSVEERRQGFLRGMGLDGFAFKRHENTGLERITECSGAVSSSSVPCTNVEEVNVVSCSAGREENSEANCVIDQMSKDKMDKSDVASENENIGPLLDLQGCEQCEEEKCKKCDSGKSIMKSWWKHFLKKSKEERVGRCVSGVSKLDTEAPKTNRTKVKQNKKGCMEFTGVFMRQEIQAHKGFIWTMKFSPDGQYLATGGEDRIIRVWRVTLVDSSCKSFPSEGHCDSNLKEAKSNNLSTKKRMYSSVVIPEKVFQIEETPLQEFHGHASEILDLAWSDSNHLLSSSMDKTVRLWRLGCNHSLNIFRHSNYVTCIQFNPVDKNYFISGSIDGKVRIWGVSEKRVVHWTDVRDVISAISYQPDGRGFVVGTIKGTCRFYEVSGTDLQLEAEVHIQGRRRTSGNRITSIQFSQEICPRVMITSEDSKVRVFDGVDIVNKFKGLPKSGSQMSASFTSNGRHIISVGEDCRVYVWNYDGLCTSWSKHIKSVKSCEFFFSEGVSVAVPWSGTGTEVRGLGSRRSLTEETASWRKDSERFSLGSWFFMDGRCRGSYATWPEEKLPMWDVPVLDAEYQNQQIKSLHQQQCVNSNDHISLSEAWGLVIVTAGWDGKIRAFHNYGLPIMLK; translated from the exons ATGCTGAGCTCTGATGAAGGAAAGCGTGATCTGTTCTATGATTCTGTGGATTACTTCGACTTGGGTTGTGATCAGTTGGAGTATGATATTTGGTTGACCGAGCCACAAAGTGTTGAGGAGAGACGCCAAGGTTTTCTACGCGGAATGGGTCTAGATGGGTTTGCTTTCAAGAGGCATGAGAATACAGGGTTGGAGAGGATCACTGAATGCAGTGGGGCTGTATCAAGTTCTTCAGTTCCATGTACAAATGTTGAAGAGGTAAATGTGGTTAGTTGCAGTGCTGGTagagaagaaaattctgaaGCCAATTGTGTGATTGATCAAATGAGTAAAGACAAGATGGATAAATCGGATGTAGCTTCTGAAAATGAGAATATTGGACCTTTACTCGATTTGCAAGGATGCGAACAatgtgaagaagaaaaatgtaaaaagtGTGACTCAGGAAAAAGTATAATGAAGAGTTGGTggaaacactttttaaaaaagagcaaGGAGGAAAGAGTAGGTAGATGTGTATCTGGGGTATCGAAGTTGGATACTGAAGcaccaaaaacaaacagaacgAAGGTGAAGCAGAACAAAAAGGGTTGCATGGAGTTTACAGGGGTATTTATGCGACAGGAAATTCAAGCTCACAAGGGCTTCATTTGGACAATGAAGTTTAGTCCAGATGGGCAGTATTTGGCAACTGGGGGTGAAGATAGGATTATACGCGTTTGGCGTGTTACATTGGTGGATTCATCTTGCAAGTCTTTCCCATCTGAAGGACATTGTGATAGCAATCTGAAAGAAGCCAAGTCTAATAATTTGAGTACAAAGAAAAGAATGTATTCATCTGTAGTCATTCCTGAGAAGGTTTTCCAGATTGAAGAGACACCATTGCAAGAATTTCATGGTCATGCCAGTGAAATTTTAGACTTGGCGTGGTCTGATTCAAAC CACCTCCTTTCATCTTCAATGGATAAAACTGTTCGTTTGTGGAGATTGGGTTGCAACCATAGTCTGAACATTTTTCGCCACAGTAATTATG TAACATGCATTCAGTTCAATCCTGTTGATAAAAACTATTTCATTAGTGGCTCCATCGATGGAAAAGTTAGAATTTGGGGAGTGTCTGAGAAGCGAGTTGTTCACTGGACTGATGTACGAGATGTAATATCTGCCATAAGTTACCAGCCAGATGGGAGA GGGTTTGTAGTGGGTACCATTAAAGGCACTTGCCGTTTCTATGAAGTATCAG GTACTGATCTCCAGCTTGAGGCAGAAGTACATATTCAAGGCAGAAGGAGAACCTCTGGCAACAGAATAACTAGCATTCAG TTTTCCCAGGAAATATGTCCAAGGGTTATGATCACATCTGAAGATTCTAAAGTTCGTGTATTTGATGGGGTTGACATcgttaataaatttaaag GTCTTCCAAAGTCAGGAAGTCAGATGTCGGCTTCGTTTACTTCAAATGGGAGACATATAATCTCGGTAGGAGAGGACTGTCGTGTTTATGTATGGAACTATGATGGCTTGTGCACCTCATGGTCTAAACACATAAAATCTGTGAAGTCCTGTGAGTTTTTCTTCTCTGAAGGCGTGTCTGTTGCAGTGCCTTGGTCAGGCACGGGAACAGAAGTGAGAGGCCTGGGTAGTAGAAGAAGTTTAACAGAGGAGACTGCTTCGTGGAGGAAAGATTCAGAACGGTTTTCTCTCGGTAGTTGGTTCTTCATGGACGGTCGATGCAGGGGAAGCTACGCAACATGGCCTGAGGAGAAACTTCCTATGTGGGATGTACCAGTTCTAGATGCTGAATATCAAAATCAGCAGATCAAAAGCCTTCATCAACAGCAGTGCGTTAACAGCAATGACCACATCTCTTTATCAGAAGCATGGGGGCTCGTGATTGTGACTGCAGGATGGGATGGAAAGATCAGGGCTTTCCACAACTATGGATTGCCCATCATGCTCAAATAG